Genomic DNA from Erythrobacter aureus:
GTACCGAAGGCATGGAAAAGCTCTATGCCGAACTCGGTCTTGGCGAAAACGATGGCCTGTTCTTTGCCGCGGGCAAGGAGAAGGACGCCGCCAAGCTGGCCGGCGCTGCGCGTACCCGCGTCGCCGAAGTGCTCGAACTGATCGAGGAAGGCTGCTTCAAGTTCTGCTGGATCGTCGACTTCCCGATGTTCGAGTATGACGAAGAGCTCAAGAAAATCGACTTCAGCCACAATCCCTTCTCGATGCCCCAAGGGGAGATGGACGCGCTGGAAACCAAGGATCCGCTCGATATCCTCGCCTGGCAGTACGATATCGTTTGCAACGGCTACGAGCTTTCCTCGGGCGCGATCCGTAACCACCGCCCGGACATCATGTACAAGGCGTTCGAGATCGCGGGCTACAGCCAGGCCGATGTCGATGAGAACTTCAGCGGCATGATCGAGGCGTTCAAGCTCGGCGCGCCGCCGCATGGCGGCTCGGCACCGGGTATCGACCGTATCGTGATGCTGCTGGCCGACGAGCCGAACATCCGCGAAGTCATCGCTTTCCCGATGAATCAGCGCGCGCAAGACCTGATGATGGGCGCGCCCAGCATCGTTTCGCCCCGACAATTGCGCGAATTGAACATTCAGCTATCCCAGCAGGCGCGCGAAGCGGTATCATCCGGTAATGCCGCCGAAGCCACCGACGTAAATGGAAATGGCGCCAGTCGTGACGAGCTAGGGCGCGACGAGAACGGCTGACGAGCAAAAAAGGCGCGGGGGAATCCGCGCCTTTTTTCTTTAAGTCGAGCCCTGATCAGTCGTACTGTTTCTCGATCATGTCGCCGAAACGCTCGCCTTCGCAAATCTCGCTGTAGCACTGTTGTACGATGGTCCGTTCCTGCGCTTCGAGCTGGCCGCTTTCCAACGCTTTTTCAAACTTGCCCTTGATGTAATCCTCGCCTTCTTCGACCCGTTCGGCGGCGGCTTCGTCATTGCTTTCGAATGCCGAGGTGATCGATTGCCACAGTTGGTGCGCTTCGCCAGTCAGGGTGCCCTTGGTAGTAAGTTCGTCGCCCTGCCGCTCGAGCTCGGCATTCATCTGCGCAAGCGTCTGTTCACGCTGTTGCAGGCGTTGGGTGAGGGCCTGCTTTAGTTGCGGACTGTCGGCTTTGTCGGCAGCTTGGCGATAACCTTCGACCGAGTCGAAGGTGGTATCGGTGAGACTTTTGAATACGGTACTTGCCATGATTTCGCTTCCCTTTGCAGTGTCGTGCATATCGAATAAACGACCGGGAGAGACCATGGGTTCGAGCTATCGGACGAGTTGCCCTTGCGCTGCGCCGCGCCGTTCATTAGGGCGACAGGCAATTCAATAACCCCCAAATCTGAGAGGGACAAAAATGAGCGATACTGCCGACCGCGTGCAGAAGATTGTCGTCGAGCACCTCGGCGTCGAGGCCGACAAGGTCACCCAGGAAGCCAGCTTCATCGACGATCTGGGCGCAGACAGCCTCGACATCGTCGAG
This window encodes:
- a CDS encoding ferritin-like domain-containing protein, yielding MASTVFKSLTDTTFDSVEGYRQAADKADSPQLKQALTQRLQQREQTLAQMNAELERQGDELTTKGTLTGEAHQLWQSITSAFESNDEAAAERVEEGEDYIKGKFEKALESGQLEAQERTIVQQCYSEICEGERFGDMIEKQYD
- a CDS encoding acyl carrier protein, with amino-acid sequence MSDTADRVQKIVVEHLGVEADKVTQEASFIDDLGADSLDIVELVMAFEEEFGVEIPDDAAEKITTVGDATKYIEEHKG